The Terriglobales bacterium genome has a segment encoding these proteins:
- the rpsT gene encoding 30S ribosomal protein S20, whose amino-acid sequence MANHFSALKRVRQTEKRTAVNRANQSRFRTALRRFRQVLAAGNKQEAQSRYRETVSLIDKAVGKGVIHRNAAARYKSRLAARVNGLK is encoded by the coding sequence ATGGCAAATCATTTTTCGGCGCTGAAGCGCGTCCGGCAGACGGAGAAACGCACGGCGGTCAACCGGGCCAACCAGTCGCGCTTCCGCACCGCCTTGCGGCGCTTCCGCCAGGTGCTGGCGGCGGGCAACAAGCAGGAAGCCCAGTCGCGCTATCGCGAGACCGTTTCCCTTATCGACAAGGCCGTGGGCAAAGGCGTGATCCATCGCAACGCGGCGGCGCGGTACAAGTCGCGGCTGGCGGCGAGGGTGAATGGATTGAAGTAG